The region TAAAGATTTCACATCCATAGAATGGATTTTCAACACAACTGTTGGACACAAGTCTTCTAACTCAAGTGACTCTAATTCCGATAACTCTTGATAATTATTAATAGAGTATTCTACTGCTCTATATAATTTCTTTATTTTTTCTAATTTATTTGTTTGAGTATTAATTTGTTTTTCTACTTTGTCGACCTTAGCTGTGGCATTTTCTATTTCATCTTCTAATTTCTTTAATTCTTCTTTTTGTTTTAATTGTTCATTAAGTAAATCTGTTATTGACTCTACTGCTTGTTTTTCAGCATCTTTTATTATTTCGTTAATCATAACTTCTTTATTTTCTATTTGATAAATTAGATGACTTAAATGTGCTTCATAATTAATAATTTCTTTATTTAATCTATTCACCATCTTCAAAAGTTGTGATTTTTTAAAACTTAATATTACGGCAAAAATTAATGAAAAAAATAAAAACCATCCCATGTATAAAACTGCAATAAAAACCTCATTATAATACCATTTATTCAGTCGATTTATAACTTGTTCATAAGACAATACCATCTACATATTCCCCCTTTTCTGATTTCTTCTAATAATAGTTTATCACATAATTTTACATGCAAAAGAATTATACGGGTAATTATCAATTCAATTTTCAAAAAGACTCCTCCTATTTAGAGAAAGTCTTTGGTTTATTATTTCTCATGAACAAAGTGTGGAATACAAAAAAAAACGTCTCAACAATGTGAGACGTTTTTTTGTATTAATTAAATTTTCTTGTTTGACGAGCCAAGATTATTTTGACAATCAATGAAAATAGGGCAGGTCCAACTAAGTAAGCTAGCATAGCCAGTAGCGTATAAGCGACTTGACTATGTTTTTGAATTTCATGAACAAAGGCAAATGGAACATTAAAGGGTTCTCGAAGTAACATAATGTTTGATCCAAATAAAACATTTAAGATAATTGATATCATGGCTCCTATCATAAAATAAACACTAAAATAAACATAAGTTTTTCGGTTTACTAAAGTTTTTTGCTGTTTTAAATACATAAAGCTTAAATAAATCATAGCCGTATGGAAGAACAGACTGTATAAACATAAGTAATGCCAAATGGGATATCTCATGAGTGACGTTGTCGGGAAAATTAAAAATCCAATTCCCCCAAGTAAAGCACCCATGATAATAAATGCATCACCGAGTTTTTTAAACACGCCTTTTCCATAGCCACTAAGCCATAACGCATATATAAACAATGAGCAATACGATAATGGGAACCATGCATCTAACCAGGTATAGCCGAAATAAAAGTTATAGCCAATTTTAATGAGCTCGAGAAGGGTGATGATAACCGCTAAGATTTTGGTTAACTTCATCACTGTTTTCCACTGCATCTTTCTTGAGGCAAGTAAACACACACCTACTATCACAAAACAAACCAATAATGAGATAAGATGGGCGCTTGTAAACATCCCTGCACTTGGATATTGATCCAATGGCGCAAAAAATGCCGAACTCATTTGTTTTAGCATCCTTATCCCTCCTTAATTTCAGCTATTGTTTTTGCTTTACTATGTTCAATGGGTTTCCATTCCACTTTTTTAAATAAAGCCGTAATCGTAATAGGAATATACGTTAACATAAATAATGGGAATGTGAAAATATACAGAACTTTTTTGAAGTTCGTCGTGTGAATTTTATTCCACTGCGTAAACGTTGTTAACGCTCCGATGGCAACTAACGTAAAGTAAATATTAATAATCATTTGCTGTAAACTACGAATAATAACAGCCACTTCATAACGCGAGAAATCCCCCAATAACAGAGCCAATCCATTAAATAAAATACTAAAAATAGTTAAGAAGATAGCTGGGCTAATGACCATAAACATGTCAAAGCATGATGAGTTTTTTCGAAGCGCCCCCTTCATTAAATTCCCACCATATTGACGAAAGACTTGGAAAAATCCTTTTGCCCAACGAAGACGTTGTCTAAATGATTGTTTGAATTTAATTGGTTGCTCATCATATAAGACGGCATTTCGGCAATACCCAATTTTTTCGCCTGAAAGAACATTATCTACGGTGAATTGAATATCTTCTGTTAACAAGAAAAATTTCCATCCGTCATATTTTTCAATAATACGACGACTAAAGAAGAAGCCTGTTCCAGAGACAGCGCAACTTGTTCCAAGTAACATACGTCCTCGATTTAAATATTCTGATTCCCATAAAAACCAGATGGCGTATCCCGCTGAAATCCAATTATCACCAAAGTTTTTGGAGTTACGATAACTCGTGATGATGTCATAACCATCGGAGAACGTTTTATTCATTTCTAAAATATAGTTTTGATCCAAAACATTATCCGCATCAAAAACAAAATATCCGTCAAAACGCTCATTGTTTCTTTCCATCTGGTCTAGTAAATATTCCATCGCATAGCCTTTACCAATTTTATCTTGATTAAAGCGTTCATAGACGACGGCTCCTAGATTTCTTGCAATTTGAGCGGTATTATCCGTACAATTATCTGCGACAACAAAAACCGTTACGTTGCCCTTTTGATACGTTTGTGCCTGAATACTCTCAATCAAATGGCCAATCACTTCTGCCTCATTTCGTGCAGCGATTAAGACGGCAAAATGATGAGCTTTTTCTTCTTTATGCGGTTTATCTTTTTGAACTAAGGCCGTTGCTACATATAGGAATTGATAACAATAACAGACGAAAAAAATTGCTGCCACCGTAAAGTTAATCATTATTAGTTTTTCCATAAATCTCTCCTCAATATGACTTAGACATGGTTGTCATTTGTATTCGTTTAAGTTAGCTCTTTAATCTTCATCATAATAGGTGTTGAAACAGATTTATTTGACATGGCTCTATCTCACATTAAAATAAAGACATCTCAAAATCACTCTATTTGACAATCCTCTTTCTGTTTAAAATTCGAGCGATTGTGACAAACATACATGATAACAATATTTTATTGAATTGACAACACATTAACTTAAACATTCTATAAACAAGCGCTTTCTATTTTCAATATTGGTGCAAGAATTCATTATTCTAATTAAAAAGATTAGAATCTGTTTTAAAAATAAGTTAATTTTTGAGTTTCGATTCTCGTCGACAATTTGTGTCATTGCTGACATCTAGACTTATTTTAGAAAGCTTAGCCTTTCAAATCAATAGTTCACGTCATTTCTATACAAAATCACTACTATATTCACTATTTTGCTACATTTTTTATACATTTATTAAAATTTAGGTCCATTTAGTTTGGATTGATAAAAAAGATTCTATCCTTAACTTAACCTATCTTCTATGAAGTATTCTTATTTTTAATCTTGATTTTGACGGAATCTAAAATAAACCAGTAAGTTTTTTCGACATTTTTCTATCTTTTCTAAGAATTATGCTTTAAAATATAGGATGATTCTTTGATTATAATTCATGATCTAAATAAAAAAGCTTGCCAAAATGCAAGACTCTAATTAACGGATTATGAAGGAGGGATTTAAAATGAAACAGTTTAATCTATTTAAGATTTGCATTGGAATCTTAACAGCCTATGGTATTCTCACTTGGACGAATAGTCAAACGTCTCAACTTCTATTAAGTATCCTAGTGACAGCCCTTTGGTGCGTGGCTTATTTTTTCATAACCAAGCAAATCAATGTCAAAAATAAATCCAATCTAAACCTTATTGTTTTTTTAATCACCTTAATTAGTGTCTCATATTTCAATTTTACGATTGAGAGGCCATTACCCTTTCTAACACAATCTTATTCATTAAGTTTTGTTGCGAGTGAGGGACCTGTTCAAATTTCTCAAATGAATGTAAATCATCAAAATTTGGATTTAAGTACTCTAACGACAGACAATGATTGGATTTTTAAAGAAACATTAGCAAGCTCTAATGGTACTCCTTTAACTCTATCCAACCTAAAAAATGAGTTAATCGGCATCCAACTTTTAAAAACGAGTGGAGCTGGAACTCTTTCTATTTATCGTAACGATCATCTCGTTAAAACCATTCATTTAAATAGTACAACAGAGAACGATTTAAAAATTAAAGTGTCACCCGACTATCCTATTTTATTAAACCTCGCTTATATGGGCTCGCTGATGGCTTTTTATCTCATTTTAAGTTATCTGGTGGCTTTTGCTGGCAAACTGACACAAAGGTTCAATGTTGAAGCTTTATCACCTGAAATCATTGGATATGCTGCACTGCCTATCCTCCTCATCACTTTATTTAAATGGACCGGACTTGCCAATGTCTCTTATCGTCCTCTATTATTAATGATCTTCTTCATTTCTATAACGGGAAGTGAAATCGGATTATTTAAAAAAGTAAAAATGAAACACAATGATTCATTCATCAAGTGGATTCGTATTTTCTTCTACTTAATACTCACTTCGATTCTGACCATCTTAGTGATGCAAATCATTTACTTTTTCCCAAACTTTGATATCACCATGACATGGATTGCACATCATATCAACTTAATTTTCTTGGCTTCAACAATTGTCTTTAGTATTAGTTTGGCATTATATTGTCTTTTTAATCACTTAATTTTAGCAATTAGCTTATCAAACCTCTTATTAATTGTCGTTGGCATTGCGAACTACTATAAAATGCTTGTCGTTGGAGAACCAATTTATCCGTCAGATATGTCTATGTTATCGCAAATGGATGAAATCGTAGGCTATGTTAAAGAAATTTTATCGCCAGCTCTGATTGGTGGATTAATGGCTTTCATCATTGGTCTAGCTATTCTTTCCGTCTTCACACGTAAAGGAACAAAACTAACACTCAAATCCCGTGTCATTGGATTAGTTTTAGCACTTTTTTATCTCGCCTCAACCTTTTACTACGATAAAACATTCATGAATCCGATCGTCACTAAGACAGTGAATTTCTCAAAATGGAACCAACTTTCAAACTATCAACAAAATGGCTTCCTATTTGGATTTATCACCAATCTTCAAAACGACTTGATGATTAAAAATGAAAACTATAGTGAAGCCAATATGCAACAAATCACTGATTATTATACTGAAAAAGCAAAAGAATATAATCAAAACTTAACGAATACCCAAACACCTAATGTGATGGTCATTGTCAGTGAGTCATTAAGTGATCCAACTGTGTTTAATCAATTAACATTTAGTGAAGATCCACTTCCTAACTTAAGACAATACATGCAAACTTATTCATCAGGGAACATGTTATCACCTTTTAAAGGCAACCGTACCGCAAATATTGAGTTTGAATTTTTACTTGGCTTTACAAACTCTTTATTACTAGAAGGAACCGTCCCATTCCAACAAGCTTTAAGTCAAAAAACAGAGATTCCATCGATTGTCTCTTACTTTGATGATTTAGGTTACTCTTCAATTGCGATTCATCCAAATAATGCAGCCTTCTATAAACGAAGTCTCGTTTATCCAGCTCTTGGATTTGATGAATTTATGTCAATTGATAAAATGACAGCCCCTGAATATATTGATAGTGGGAAATATGTAACAGACGAATACGTATTTAATCAAATGTACGACCATTTACTAAACACAGAAGGTCCTACCTTCACGTATGGATTAACCATGCAAAATCACATCCCTATCTTTGATGAGAAATTCGGTCCAACGTCCATAACCGTTACAGATTCATCTGGAGTTGAAAACAAGGAAATGGAAACTTATGCAGAGGGTCTAAAAGAAACAGATACTGCCTTAAAAGACTTTATTACCAAAATTGAAAACTATGATGAACCAACGGTTGTTGTCTTCTTTGGAGACCATTTAGTCAACTTCTCATCCGATATTCATGCTGCTCATGGATACGTTGATAAAGATCCAAATGCACAGACAGCTAAATTATTCTATGAAACACCTTTATTAATTATGTCAAACATCCAAGACTTTAACATTGAAAACATTTATGATGTCAGCCCAATCTTTATTGCTCCCCTAATCTTAAAAGAGCTTAATTTGCCACTGACACCTTTCCAAATGTTCTTATCTGATTTATACGAAGAATTCAGTGTGTTACATAACAACTTTAAAATGGATGCTAACCAAAACCAAGTTAATGAATTAACAGCAAAACAACAACAACTTTTATTAACCTTTGAATTAATTCAATACGATATTTTAGAAGGTTCAGAAGACTTACTTCCTACTTTCTTCAATGTCCCTGAGTAAACTAAAAAGCGTATCAGATCGCAATGGCTTGATACGCTTTTTTTCTTATTCCACCGTAAATGAAATCTCCTCATTTGGCTTTTTATTTTGACAATTTTCCCTTATATCTCATCTATCTTCTTCCCCTATCCATTTTCTGAGCGAGCTTTTTAACAATTTCTAAAATAGCTAATGCATCACGACTCGCACTGCGTGGAAAGACATATGGGATATCGAAATAATCACAAATACCTTCAATTCCTAGTTTTGCAGGACTTGGATATAAATCATGAAAACAATAATAAATTAATTGAAATAAGCAAAGTGTTTCATAAGACTGATTTAACCACACCCCATTTTGACGACACGTATGAATTAAAACGCCTTCGCGCTTGGTCATCACATGAGATAATAAATTTTTTCCGACTAAATGAGCTTGTAACTCTTCATTAATACTTAAAAAATCAGGCGCCTTTTCAAACATCGATTCTTCATAGCCCATCTCAAGCACTTTTTCACTCAGTGGTTGTTTCGAATAAACTAATGTTTGATACACGACTTCTCCCGCTAAATTCACTAGCGCAACATCAATGAGCGTCATCATCTTAGAATGTTTAGATTCATTTCCATATGCCATCAAAATTAAAGCATTTGGGTCATTTAAAAATTTTTCAAACTGCGACTCGAGTCGTAATTTTCCTTGTTCATGTGCAACTTGTTTCCGAACTTCTAAGCACGTTAAACAAAGGCGCTCCTCTAATCTCCCCTTCTCTAATGTCATCTCTCCACATTGGCAAAGAGCAGACTGAGGGATATCATCTAAATGAAATACTTTAATTTCTTTAACGCATTTCTTTCGGTTACGGCTCCCCATCTTTTTATAAACACCCACAGGTTGTAATCCAAGCCCCACCACATCTAGTCTGTAATGTTGTGACAGTTCCGTTAACGAATACAACTGACCACTTTCTTTTACCTCGATTTGAGAGAGTCGAGGTAACAAAGAGATTTCATTTACGCCATCACTACATTCTAGTGAAATATACGCCTTCATATCTTGAATCGGTAATCTTCTAGCACGTGATTCATCAAAAATTTGTAAATGTCCCGTTAAATAAGACTTAATGGCACGTTCACTTTGCAAATAAGATTCAACCGTTTCCAACGTCTGATGCACCAAAACCTTTTTAACATAAGTCTCTTCTTCAAAATACCCGTGTATAATCGTATACCACTTATTCTTAATCAAAGAAGGCAGGATTTCTGACGTTTTAGGAAGATAAAAGACGCCAGACGCTAACTCTTCATCTGATAATTTCTCAATGCCCCATCCAACATGAGTATAATCTTCTAGGTACGTCAACTCACCTTCTGATGATGCCACCTCATAGACAAAATAATCTTCTTCATTACTCGCAAATTTCGGAACAGTATAAATGCCATGGCCAGTTCTAACAAGACATAAGTAATGATTCACAGCTGATTTAAAATAAGATTCTTGTTCACACGGCATTTCATCCATAAAATGACCATTTGCATAAACCTCAATTTGACCATTGTCATATTCTAATTTAAATAAAATTCCTCTAATCCACTGTTCATAATCACGAGCCCCAACTTCTGATAAATACATGTTTATTCTCCCTCGAATCAAATTCCTTTTTTTGACAGTTTATAACATAATATTACCATACTAATCCTTCATTTCCTATCTTTAAAACCATAAAACCTAACTTATGATTTTGTTTTATTGTTTTTTTAAACAGATAATTAATAAATTTTCAATCCTTAAAATATTTTTCTTATTAAAATAATAAATTTTACATTTTTGGCCTACTCAATCGTAAGTCTCACGTCATACTGAATGATGTTATCATCTCATTCAGCTAACCATGATCTCTTACTTAAAATAGAGTGGATTTAACTTAAACAAAAAAAAACTCTGATAAATATAGTTTAAAATGTTTCATTCACATTTTTAAACTAAACATTTATCAAAGCTTTTAAATGATATTGAGTAATGTTTTATTAGAGTATTTTTTCGTTTATGAACCATAAGAATTTGGGTAATTTTTTCATAAACAAATAGGATGATAGCGATGATTTCCTACTTTGGGAGAATAAAAAACCATCTGCTTGCTTCACATGATTTAACAAGTATTGTCCTATTTTGGGATACAGGCCAATACTGAGTCATTTTCAATTCATGGATGAAAAGGCATATCATACGATTGGGAGGCCATACGATGCTTTCATCTCATAAATGATCACGACTCTAATCCAAAAAGGATTAGGAATTAGGACTTTAGTGCCATTGCTTGAGTCCTAGATTGAAATGAATGAGTAGCCTAGATCATAACGTTTTTGAGATGCTTTATGATCAGGTCCAATAAAGAATCCGTAGATTCAATGACTGCAACCTCACACTACCGCAAACAGGTGATTGCCATTTTATCTAAAAACAGGTGTCATTAAACATAAAAGAATCTATCTTACCTTCTATGGCAACTAGCTAGCATCATCATCTTGAGTTAAGCCCTGTAGCTTGGCGTCCTTAAATTTCCTTAAGTTTGTCTATTTGATTGCATGTCCTACGATTTCTTCATGTTTAATTATAACGAAGACAAATTCCATTGTATACCCTAAATAGGGTGTCAACTTTGTCACCGTATTTGTTATAATCAATCTAAAAATAGCCAAACTACTTTTAAAAAGGAGGAATTATTTTGAGTGTCGTGGAAATTCACATGGAATTAACCAATAAGCAATATGCGTTGCAAGATCATCTCTTTGAACTTCAACACGAAATGGATTTAGTTGAAAAAAACATCGAAGCTCATGAGCAAGATCCTTTCATTTCAGAAGAGCAAGTTCAATCTCTGTATCGTCATCTCTGGTCTTTACAGGCTGATTTTAATGAAAGTAAAAAAGAATTAGAGACCGTCAAAAAACGTTTAAGTGAACTAGTTGAGATAGTAGGCGGTATCATGAGTTCAGATTTTTAAAGGCACTTTTGATAAAAGTGCTTTTTTTAGGCTAATTGTTTGGCAATAAAACGTCCCTTAAATAATTTCTTCACCCGATTTAATGTGTGAGACAAGCTCTCTTCATCTGCATGAATCGGTATTGCCTTCATCTCTTTTACTGAGGCATTACTCGGATCTTGTGGCAAGTTAAGGTGAAAAGATTTTAAAATTTTATTCGTTACCTCATCCATATTTACAAAATATTCATTAAATAAAACCGTCACTTTAATCATGATTTGATTCACCACCACAATAAGAGAGGTCTCACACCCTTTAAACCCAAGGTCATTTTTAATAATCATCCCCTGATAACCATCCACTTTAATTCCTTTAATTTCAGCAGACTTTCTCATTAACAACTGTTGATTTTTCATAACAGGTGTCATCCCCTCATCGAGTTGTTGACGTGTAATCGAAATAGTAAGGGGAGAATCAACGCTCGATTGTCCCTCAATAGCCATTAAGTCATAACCATCCAAATTCATTAATACCTCTAACTGTCTCGGAATCATAATCGAAGCATCCATTAATTGATATCTCACTAAATGATCATAACGATATCGTCCTCCATAGAACGCCTCAAAACAATTCTCATCCTTCAAAAATTTCTCCATTTTCATCTATCCGTGTCCCCTTTATCCATAAAATATCGCCGTGTATCTGACAGCTCGTTTACATGTTTACATTATATTGACAAAAATCTCAAAATAGACCTAACTTTTTCATAAAATGAGGCGGATGGAAAAAGACAAATATTCCTTTAAATCGAATATCTTTCAAAATGCAGACTTTTTTTATGTAAGATGTTGCCCCTTTTTGTTTTAATGGTTCACTTCCTTTTTTTAATTTTGAAAACATTTGTCAATCACGTCGTAAATCTCTTTCTTCTTTTGTATACTATAGCATATTAAGGAAGAGAGGGATTAACCATTGAAAAAAATTGTCATTAGTATCTCACTACTCGTCACTGTTTTATCTATCGTTTATATCTGTCAATATAATACAGCCTCTAAAACAGCAGAAGAAGCCATGTCTGTCGCCGGTGCTGATTCCATTGAAATCCTTTATGAGAAAAAAACAGAAGATGGTAGCATTTTACTGTATCGAACCATCGGAACGGATTCCTTATCTATCGCCTATGTCAATCGTAACTTTTCAGGTTATGAATTTATGGATTACAACATTGCTTATGAAATCTCAAATTTAGAAGCACAAGCTGGTCTTTCTTATGTCAGTCTTCAAAAAACAGAAGATGTTCCCTATACGATTTATGCAGGAATCACAACAGATGAAAACTTACATGAAGTCTTAATTACAGAGCCGTCTTTTAGCATCGCTCATAGCGCTAAAATTATCGAATCTGATATAGAGGGAACCTATATTTGGATGGCCTATTCTCCTGATTTTACAGGAGAAAATTTCTCACTCATCGGTCTTTCCGAAACAGGTGATATTATCGGTGACATTGAACAAGATGGAACACAAGTTACCATTCATACCATTGATACAACTGAAGCTCACTAAAAAGAGGAAACTTAATGTTTCCTCTTTTTACATTGAGGTGTCAATTCTAAAAAAGCAACGGATAAACGCCCCCTATCTAAACAGGTATCAAACCAATAGTGATACCATCTTACATAAAATAAAAAGACATAGGCCCCTACACTCCTATGTCTTATTTCAATTTTTAATAATCATCATCACCTTATAAGACAAATTCAGTTTTAGTCCATTGTCTAAAAAAATTAATATCTCGAATCGATCCATCACCATTTAAAAGCCCCAAATAAATCCCATCAGCTTTTCCAACTTTCCAAATCGCACTCGCTGTATTATCTTTCGTCGAAATACCAGCTGACTTCACATAATCAATAAAAACATCTTTACCAACACCAAATGTTTCAGTCACATAAGCGACTAAATAAATATCGATACAACTCGCTCCTAAGTCATTCACATCTTTGCTCAAAATATGCTCTTTTACAATTTCAGGCCATTCCTCAGGATAACTCTCCACAATCAAATCTTGAATTTCACCTAAACAATAGGCACGATAACTTCGTTTCTCCCATTGTTTTAATAAAGAAGCATCACCTTTTAATTCCACTAAATGATTTAATGTTGTTTTTAAATGACAAAGCATGGGGATGACTTTCGTATCCAAACTTCGTCCTCTCAAATGATTTGGTAACACAACCTTCAAATTATCATCTTTCATCATATTCTCCCCCATTTATTTGAAAACCCTTTCCTTTTCATCACTATTATATGACCTCTTGTCGATTATATCAAGAAAGCCTCTAAAACTTTTTTTAATTTTTGCTTGCAAAATAGCTCATAGCAAATCTCAAACTAAAAAAATCAGAGTAGCCTTCTATATTTTTCAATATATGTCGGCTTCCTCTGATTTGTTGACTTTTTTTATTCCGTTACGTAAAAATTTCGCTGCGAATAGCCTAAATCATCATGATCTAGGCAATAAATGACTTTACCTTCTTGGGTAAATCCAATTAAATCGACCTTAATGTCCTCAATTATCGTCAACTGCTCTAAAAATTCTAAAATTCCATCTTCTAATATCTCATAACGCTCAATATCAATCCATTTCGGAAAAAACTGTCCCTCATTTTTAATTCCAATCGCCACTACCATTTCATTTCCTTGCTGCATATAATCCATAATCTCTCGAGTCTCCCCTTCTACCGGTTCAAACTCAATCAAATCCCCCTCCAAAAACTGCTGCTCCTTTAACCCAAACCAGCGCATGACAAAATCATCCTCTTCATATACAAACATTTGTAAGTAATCTTCATTATAAGCTAAATCCATCATATTCGCTTGAGCAGGAACCTCTAATTTTTCACAAGTCTGTGACGCTAATTCACAGATCAAATATCCTGCTGCCGCTTCATATCCCCCGATTTCTGCTATTAAATGTTGTCCATTATTAATAAACGTTGGCATTCCATAATACGACACTTCAAGTAACTTTTGAGCATCATAATAAATCGGTTTGGCTAACAAAACCGGTTCACTCCCCTGATTCCATAACCAAAGCCCCTCCGTATTGCTATAACTCATCATCGTTAAATCCTGATTAAAGTCACACCCCAAAATTTTCCCCTCTCCG is a window of Turicibacter sanguinis DNA encoding:
- a CDS encoding TMEM164 family acyltransferase, which produces MLKQMSSAFFAPLDQYPSAGMFTSAHLISLLVCFVIVGVCLLASRKMQWKTVMKLTKILAVIITLLELIKIGYNFYFGYTWLDAWFPLSYCSLFIYALWLSGYGKGVFKKLGDAFIIMGALLGGIGFLIFPTTSLMRYPIWHYLCLYSLFFHTAMIYLSFMYLKQQKTLVNRKTYVYFSVYFMIGAMISIILNVLFGSNIMLLREPFNVPFAFVHEIQKHSQVAYTLLAMLAYLVGPALFSLIVKIILARQTRKFN
- a CDS encoding glycosyltransferase family 2 protein, yielding MEKLIMINFTVAAIFFVCYCYQFLYVATALVQKDKPHKEEKAHHFAVLIAARNEAEVIGHLIESIQAQTYQKGNVTVFVVADNCTDNTAQIARNLGAVVYERFNQDKIGKGYAMEYLLDQMERNNERFDGYFVFDADNVLDQNYILEMNKTFSDGYDIITSYRNSKNFGDNWISAGYAIWFLWESEYLNRGRMLLGTSCAVSGTGFFFSRRIIEKYDGWKFFLLTEDIQFTVDNVLSGEKIGYCRNAVLYDEQPIKFKQSFRQRLRWAKGFFQVFRQYGGNLMKGALRKNSSCFDMFMVISPAIFLTIFSILFNGLALLLGDFSRYEVAVIIRSLQQMIINIYFTLVAIGALTTFTQWNKIHTTNFKKVLYIFTFPLFMLTYIPITITALFKKVEWKPIEHSKAKTIAEIKEG
- a CDS encoding LTA synthase family protein, translated to MKQFNLFKICIGILTAYGILTWTNSQTSQLLLSILVTALWCVAYFFITKQINVKNKSNLNLIVFLITLISVSYFNFTIERPLPFLTQSYSLSFVASEGPVQISQMNVNHQNLDLSTLTTDNDWIFKETLASSNGTPLTLSNLKNELIGIQLLKTSGAGTLSIYRNDHLVKTIHLNSTTENDLKIKVSPDYPILLNLAYMGSLMAFYLILSYLVAFAGKLTQRFNVEALSPEIIGYAALPILLITLFKWTGLANVSYRPLLLMIFFISITGSEIGLFKKVKMKHNDSFIKWIRIFFYLILTSILTILVMQIIYFFPNFDITMTWIAHHINLIFLASTIVFSISLALYCLFNHLILAISLSNLLLIVVGIANYYKMLVVGEPIYPSDMSMLSQMDEIVGYVKEILSPALIGGLMAFIIGLAILSVFTRKGTKLTLKSRVIGLVLALFYLASTFYYDKTFMNPIVTKTVNFSKWNQLSNYQQNGFLFGFITNLQNDLMIKNENYSEANMQQITDYYTEKAKEYNQNLTNTQTPNVMVIVSESLSDPTVFNQLTFSEDPLPNLRQYMQTYSSGNMLSPFKGNRTANIEFEFLLGFTNSLLLEGTVPFQQALSQKTEIPSIVSYFDDLGYSSIAIHPNNAAFYKRSLVYPALGFDEFMSIDKMTAPEYIDSGKYVTDEYVFNQMYDHLLNTEGPTFTYGLTMQNHIPIFDEKFGPTSITVTDSSGVENKEMETYAEGLKETDTALKDFITKIENYDEPTVVVFFGDHLVNFSSDIHAAHGYVDKDPNAQTAKLFYETPLLIMSNIQDFNIENIYDVSPIFIAPLILKELNLPLTPFQMFLSDLYEEFSVLHNNFKMDANQNQVNELTAKQQQLLLTFELIQYDILEGSEDLLPTFFNVPE